The Moraxella osloensis genome contains a region encoding:
- a CDS encoding septal ring lytic transglycosylase RlpA family protein — MKYIIASLFVTTLATQQANADVVSWYGGKHHGRTTASGEKFNQNALTAASNVHKLGSLLKVTNKANGKSVVVRVTDTGGFGKYGRTLDLSKGAFSRIANPSNGLAKVDIVRL; from the coding sequence ATGAAATATATCATTGCCAGTTTGTTTGTTACTACTTTAGCCACCCAGCAAGCCAATGCTGATGTTGTTTCATGGTATGGTGGCAAGCATCATGGTCGTACCACGGCGTCTGGCGAGAAATTCAATCAAAATGCACTGACTGCCGCCAGCAACGTGCACAAATTAGGTAGCCTACTTAAAGTCACTAACAAAGCCAATGGTAAAAGTGTGGTTGTACGCGTGACTGACACAGGTGGGTTCGGCAAATATGGCCGTACGCTAGATTTGTCAAAAGGTGCTTTTAGCAGAATTGCTAATCCTTCAAATGGTCTTGCTAAAGTCGATATCGTTAGATTATAG